The following proteins are encoded in a genomic region of Sorangiineae bacterium MSr12523:
- a CDS encoding fatty acid desaturase: MTAHATTLPWWLVAPVGGLLVAWHGSFQHETIHGHPTPWRKVNAWFGSMPLSLWLPYGIYREQHEAHHRTPHLTDPLDDPESFYVSKETWAEMGALRRAFLHVNSTLVGRLVFGPPMVVVQFALGEVRLLLQGAFPRRRVRAWLLHFAGLGVVFAWLGLVCHVSLAQYVLLFVYPGLGLTLLRSFIEHRPAAVPEHRVGIVEAGTLWSLLFLNNNLHVVHHEAPWVPWYELPALYRAQRRAVLESNGGFVFPGYLAVAARFAFRPKDSPVHPW, translated from the coding sequence TTGACTGCCCACGCCACGACTCTTCCGTGGTGGCTGGTGGCGCCGGTCGGTGGCCTCCTCGTCGCGTGGCATGGCTCGTTTCAGCACGAGACCATTCACGGACACCCCACCCCGTGGCGAAAGGTCAACGCGTGGTTCGGATCGATGCCGCTCAGTCTGTGGCTTCCCTACGGCATCTACCGTGAGCAGCACGAGGCGCATCACCGCACGCCGCATCTGACGGATCCCCTCGACGATCCGGAATCGTTCTACGTCAGCAAAGAAACCTGGGCGGAGATGGGCGCGCTGCGGCGCGCTTTTTTGCATGTAAATTCCACGCTCGTGGGGCGTCTCGTGTTCGGCCCGCCCATGGTCGTCGTGCAGTTCGCGCTGGGTGAAGTGCGGCTCCTCCTCCAAGGCGCCTTTCCTCGCCGCCGGGTGCGCGCGTGGTTGCTTCACTTCGCCGGGCTCGGCGTGGTGTTCGCGTGGCTCGGGCTCGTGTGCCACGTGTCGCTCGCGCAGTACGTGCTGCTCTTCGTTTACCCGGGGCTCGGGCTCACGTTGCTTCGCTCCTTCATCGAGCATCGGCCGGCGGCGGTTCCCGAGCATCGCGTGGGCATCGTGGAGGCCGGGACCCTTTGGAGCTTGCTCTTTCTGAACAACAATCTCCACGTGGTGCATCACGAGGCACCGTGGGTTCCCTGGTACGAGCTGCCCGCGCTCTACCGCGCGCAGCGCCGCGCGGTGCTCGAGAGCAACGGCGGATTCGTCTTTCCCGGATACCTCGCGGTGGCAGCGCGATTCGCCTTCCGACCCAAGGACTCGCCGGTGCATCCATGGTGA
- the xylA gene encoding xylose isomerase yields the protein MSKDRFTPRREDKFSFGIWTVGWQGVDVFGPATRAPMPADRAVRKLAELGAYGVNFHDNDVFPFEASAAERDRRVGAFRKALDETGVVVTTATTNLFSHPIFKDGAFTSNDRDVRRFALRKVMDNLDLAAELGASVYVCWGGREGAETGAAKDMRVALDRYKEAFDILGQYVLDKGYKLRFAIEPKPNEPRGDILLPTIGHALAFIEELAHPELVGLNPEVGHEEMAGMNYTHGLAQALWHKKLYHIDLNGQHGPRFDQDLRFGAGNSRGAFWVVDLIDSSDYDGPIHFDYKPPRTEDDDGVWVSAAANMRNWLILREKVRAFRADPEVKAALKEARVDQLATPTLAQGETWRTVRDFTPDIETLAKRGAAFEHLDQLALEHLYGVRG from the coding sequence ATGAGCAAGGATCGCTTTACGCCGCGCCGGGAAGACAAATTCTCCTTCGGGATCTGGACGGTGGGATGGCAGGGCGTGGATGTCTTCGGCCCGGCCACCCGCGCACCGATGCCCGCCGATCGCGCCGTGCGCAAGCTCGCCGAGCTGGGTGCCTATGGCGTCAATTTCCACGACAACGACGTCTTTCCCTTCGAGGCGTCCGCGGCGGAACGGGATCGGCGCGTCGGCGCCTTCCGCAAGGCGCTCGACGAGACGGGCGTGGTGGTGACCACCGCCACGACGAACCTGTTCTCGCACCCCATCTTCAAGGACGGTGCCTTTACCTCGAACGATCGCGACGTGCGCCGCTTCGCATTGCGCAAGGTCATGGACAACCTGGACCTCGCCGCGGAGCTCGGAGCCTCGGTCTACGTGTGCTGGGGCGGACGCGAGGGCGCGGAGACGGGCGCGGCGAAGGACATGCGCGTCGCACTCGATCGCTACAAGGAGGCGTTCGACATCCTCGGACAGTACGTGCTCGACAAGGGCTACAAGCTGCGCTTCGCCATCGAGCCGAAACCCAACGAGCCGCGCGGTGACATCCTTTTGCCGACCATCGGGCATGCCCTCGCCTTCATCGAGGAGCTCGCGCATCCGGAGCTGGTGGGCCTCAACCCCGAGGTGGGCCACGAGGAAATGGCCGGCATGAATTACACGCACGGCCTGGCGCAGGCGCTCTGGCACAAGAAGCTCTATCACATCGATTTGAACGGGCAGCACGGTCCGCGCTTCGACCAAGACTTGCGCTTCGGCGCGGGCAACTCGCGCGGTGCATTCTGGGTGGTCGATCTCATCGACTCGAGCGACTACGACGGGCCGATTCACTTCGACTACAAGCCACCCCGCACCGAGGACGACGATGGCGTGTGGGTCTCGGCCGCCGCCAACATGCGCAACTGGCTCATTTTGCGCGAGAAAGTGCGCGCGTTTCGGGCCGATCCCGAGGTAAAGGCGGCGCTGAAAGAGGCGCGCGTGGACCAACTGGCCACTCCAACCTTGGCCCAAGGCGAAACCTGGCGCACCGTCCGCGACTTCACCCCCGACATCGAAACCTTGGCCAAGCGCGGCGCCGCCTTCGAACACCTCGACCAACTCGCGTTGGAACATTTATACGGCGTGCGCGGCTAA
- the xylB gene encoding xylulokinase: MSSDTLVAGIDSSTQSTKVVLCRARDGAVVDQASAPHPNGTECDPRHWQLALEQANGLLRRASAVAVAAQQHGMVVLDAGGTVIRPALLWNDTRSAPQAAAIVNDLGGPASCASLVGSVLVASMTVTKLRWLAEHEPANAARTATVLLPHDWLTWLLAGRKSPTTDRGDASGTGYWCPAKNEYRPEIAAAALGHSVELPRVAGPNEIVGETEWGALVAAGTGDNMGAALGLGLAPGDVVVSIGTSGTAFAVSDVPAADASGLVAGFADATGRYLPLACTLNATGILSSTAKLLGCSLDELSALALAAQPGAGGLTLLPYLDGERTPNRPDATGVLRGLTTRNATRENLARAAVEALLASLADAIDHLVQQGVRPQRVRMIGGGARSEAVRRLAPQIFGMKVNVPEPAEYVALGAARQAAWALAATPQPPEWPASPAREYEAAPTPHVRARYAELRDATAGWKEASHEDGGDNR; encoded by the coding sequence ATGAGCAGCGATACATTGGTAGCAGGCATTGATTCGTCCACGCAATCGACGAAGGTGGTGCTCTGCCGCGCCCGCGACGGTGCGGTGGTCGATCAAGCCTCCGCCCCGCACCCCAACGGGACCGAGTGCGATCCGCGGCATTGGCAGCTGGCCCTGGAGCAGGCCAACGGTTTGCTCCGGCGCGCGTCCGCGGTGGCGGTGGCGGCGCAGCAACACGGCATGGTCGTGCTGGATGCGGGCGGCACGGTCATCCGACCCGCGCTGCTGTGGAACGACACGCGCTCGGCGCCGCAGGCCGCAGCCATCGTGAACGATTTGGGTGGCCCGGCCTCCTGCGCATCGCTCGTGGGCAGCGTCCTCGTGGCCTCCATGACGGTGACGAAGTTGCGCTGGCTGGCGGAGCACGAGCCGGCCAACGCCGCACGCACGGCCACCGTGCTCCTGCCGCACGATTGGCTGACGTGGTTGCTCGCCGGCCGCAAGTCCCCCACCACGGATCGCGGCGATGCGTCGGGCACCGGCTATTGGTGCCCCGCGAAAAACGAGTATCGCCCGGAAATTGCCGCCGCGGCGCTCGGGCACAGCGTGGAACTTCCGCGCGTCGCTGGCCCAAACGAGATCGTCGGCGAAACGGAATGGGGCGCGCTGGTGGCCGCCGGCACGGGTGACAACATGGGCGCCGCACTGGGCCTCGGGCTCGCCCCCGGGGACGTGGTCGTGTCGATTGGCACCTCCGGCACCGCCTTCGCCGTGAGCGACGTGCCCGCGGCCGATGCCTCCGGTCTCGTGGCTGGTTTCGCCGATGCGACGGGTCGCTACCTCCCGCTCGCGTGCACCTTGAATGCGACGGGCATCCTTTCGTCGACGGCCAAGCTTCTCGGCTGCTCCTTGGACGAGCTCTCCGCGCTGGCCCTGGCCGCGCAGCCCGGCGCGGGTGGGCTGACCCTCCTGCCCTACTTGGACGGCGAGCGCACGCCGAATCGGCCCGATGCCACGGGCGTGCTGCGCGGGCTCACCACGCGCAACGCCACGCGGGAAAACCTGGCCCGCGCGGCGGTGGAAGCGCTCCTCGCATCTTTGGCCGACGCCATCGATCACCTCGTGCAACAAGGCGTGCGACCGCAGCGCGTGCGGATGATCGGCGGCGGCGCGCGCTCGGAGGCCGTGCGGCGGTTGGCCCCGCAGATCTTCGGCATGAAGGTCAACGTGCCGGAGCCCGCGGAGTACGTCGCGCTGGGTGCCGCACGGCAAGCCGCATGGGCGCTGGCCGCCACGCCGCAGCCGCCGGAGTGGCCTGCCTCACCGGCACGTGAGTACGAGGCCGCCCCCACGCCGCACGTGCGCGCACGCTACGCGGAACTTCGCGATGCCACCGCGGGATGGAAAGAAGCTTCACACGAAGACGGAGGAGACAATCGATGA
- a CDS encoding ROK family transcriptional regulator yields the protein MMAIKAGEQGWGVGPVRHGTMRDRNLALVLDQVVRHQRITRARLAEVTGFTKTTVSNLLAVLVDAGLVREGGIVYDAERRGRPGTAISVHGAGAAGLGLEINVDYLAACVVDLARRVRYRHVVAADHRGRSPEAVVEALARLAEEALASASHQGLSVAGATVALPGLLDRERGVLRRAPNLGWADVPLQKLLHEGLPGLRLPVEYDNEANLAALGELWFGAGTQLGDFVHVSGEIGIGAGIVVDGKVFRGAHGFAGELGHIVVEPGGARCGCGARGCLEQTAGQEAILRAAGLDAVAVTSAASPGGSTAVLLDRLAKGDERAHTAVRRAGKALGTTLAAVVNLFDPDAIVLGGIFSPLAPWAKASIEKALAKNAGTLRDALPPLVVSELAGGAAVLGAAGSVASRVTADPALLLEES from the coding sequence ATGATGGCGATCAAGGCCGGCGAGCAAGGATGGGGCGTTGGCCCCGTGCGTCATGGGACCATGCGGGACCGCAACCTTGCGCTCGTGCTGGACCAGGTCGTGCGTCATCAACGGATCACCCGCGCTCGGCTGGCCGAGGTGACCGGGTTCACCAAGACCACCGTCTCGAATCTGTTGGCGGTGCTGGTGGACGCGGGGCTCGTTCGTGAGGGCGGCATCGTTTACGACGCAGAGCGACGCGGGCGGCCAGGAACGGCCATCTCCGTTCACGGGGCGGGCGCGGCCGGGCTCGGCCTCGAGATCAACGTCGACTACCTCGCCGCATGCGTGGTCGATCTCGCGCGGCGTGTGCGCTACCGGCACGTGGTGGCGGCAGACCATCGCGGCCGCTCGCCCGAGGCGGTCGTGGAGGCGCTGGCGCGGCTCGCGGAGGAGGCCCTCGCATCGGCATCGCACCAAGGGCTCTCGGTGGCGGGGGCCACCGTGGCATTACCGGGGCTGCTCGATCGCGAACGCGGCGTCCTGCGGCGTGCGCCCAATTTGGGGTGGGCCGATGTGCCGTTGCAAAAGCTTCTTCACGAAGGCTTGCCCGGGCTGCGCCTGCCGGTGGAGTACGACAACGAGGCCAACCTGGCCGCGTTGGGGGAACTCTGGTTCGGTGCGGGCACGCAGCTCGGCGACTTCGTGCACGTGTCGGGCGAGATTGGCATCGGCGCCGGCATCGTCGTCGATGGAAAGGTCTTCCGCGGTGCGCACGGATTCGCCGGGGAGCTCGGTCACATCGTGGTGGAGCCCGGCGGTGCGCGGTGCGGGTGCGGCGCACGCGGATGCCTGGAGCAGACGGCGGGGCAGGAGGCCATCTTGCGCGCGGCGGGGCTCGATGCGGTGGCGGTGACGTCGGCGGCGAGCCCGGGCGGCTCCACTGCGGTCTTGCTCGATCGGCTCGCGAAGGGCGACGAGCGCGCACACACCGCGGTGCGCAGGGCAGGGAAGGCGCTGGGCACGACCCTCGCGGCGGTGGTCAATCTGTTCGATCCCGATGCCATCGTGCTCGGGGGCATCTTTTCGCCGCTGGCGCCCTGGGCCAAGGCATCCATCGAGAAGGCGCTCGCGAAGAACGCGGGCACCTTGCGCGACGCGCTGCCGCCGCTGGTCGTCTCCGAGCTCGCGGGGGGGGCGGCCGTCCTCGGCGCCGCGGGAAGCGTTGCCTCCCGCGTCACGGCCGATCCCGCGTTGTTGCTGGAGGAATCGTGA
- a CDS encoding pectinacetylesterase family protein, producing the protein MSDRPSVFTSVLGLGACLTLAACSNDTAQETTTTEEVSAPVALAASPIQAPARTWTWVDFPGAHCRDGSGTGISVNWVPGSKKVLIYLDSGGACFSQWSCNNNRANGGPRSGNDGIFNRGNSANPFADYNQVFVPYCSGDWHAGNQPQGNVPGVGPQQFVGYKNLDLFLDRIIATFPDASQVTLTGTSAGGLGVFYNASHVARRFGNVPMLAIPDSGPPTPTRTAPACFQDLLRQLWNLDATVLADCGADCPKKNDYFVDLTMHYARGANHRTGIVNAYDDSVDIEWYNNGGQACSPPAPRFSTADWEASLRDLRQIGGGARNRFGTYYVPSTSHGWIVYGQFFSTTVNGTRMTDWTRDLLNGTYRDIGP; encoded by the coding sequence ATGAGCGACCGCCCCTCGGTTTTCACCTCGGTTCTCGGATTGGGCGCGTGCTTGACGCTCGCCGCCTGCAGCAACGACACGGCGCAGGAGACGACCACCACGGAGGAGGTCTCCGCACCGGTTGCACTGGCCGCGAGCCCCATCCAAGCGCCCGCACGCACGTGGACATGGGTCGACTTCCCTGGCGCGCACTGCCGCGACGGGTCGGGCACGGGCATCAGCGTCAATTGGGTCCCAGGCTCGAAAAAGGTGCTCATTTACCTCGACTCGGGCGGCGCTTGTTTCAGCCAATGGAGCTGCAACAACAACCGCGCCAACGGCGGGCCTCGCTCGGGCAACGATGGCATTTTCAACCGCGGCAACTCGGCCAATCCGTTTGCCGACTACAACCAGGTCTTCGTGCCGTACTGCAGCGGCGATTGGCACGCAGGCAACCAGCCTCAGGGCAACGTGCCCGGCGTCGGCCCGCAGCAGTTCGTCGGGTACAAGAACCTGGATCTCTTCCTCGATCGCATCATTGCGACCTTCCCCGATGCCTCGCAGGTCACCCTCACCGGGACGAGCGCGGGCGGTCTCGGCGTGTTCTACAATGCGTCGCACGTCGCGCGCCGTTTCGGCAACGTGCCCATGCTGGCCATTCCGGATTCGGGACCGCCCACGCCCACGCGAACGGCCCCGGCATGCTTCCAGGATCTCTTGCGGCAGCTCTGGAACCTGGACGCGACCGTGCTCGCCGACTGCGGCGCCGACTGCCCCAAGAAGAACGACTACTTCGTCGATCTCACGATGCACTACGCGCGCGGCGCGAATCACCGCACCGGCATCGTCAACGCGTACGACGACTCCGTGGACATCGAGTGGTACAACAACGGTGGCCAGGCCTGCTCGCCCCCGGCACCGCGCTTCTCGACCGCCGACTGGGAAGCGTCGCTCCGCGATCTACGGCAGATCGGCGGCGGCGCCCGCAACCGCTTCGGCACGTATTACGTGCCCTCCACCAGTCACGGATGGATCGTGTACGGACAATTCTTCTCCACCACCGTCAACGGGACGCGCATGACGGATTGGACGCGCGATCTCTTGAACGGCACGTACCGCGACATCGGGCCGTAA
- a CDS encoding right-handed parallel beta-helix repeat-containing protein: MRKCLGLGLVVGGMFVAGAAHAASFSVTSTADSGVGSLRDAITQANATAGPHTITFAVAGTINLATALPNIAQPTKIAGPGAADLSVRGKTDGRFPVFVVGAAVEMSGLTIAGGNGGSLGSAGGIEVRSGSLSLSECVLTENAGDTGSAIYANAPLTITRSLITKNGGRYAAVYASNTTTITESVISDNGTTAIVFPPAARVLTIERSTVSGNNSTQGVGGLQLQGGTAVITNSTFSGNIGRQGGDFWTYSDGVTFNLLNVTAIGGSAPSVLADHAATFSLRNTILAGTGDRCRIARMNITTQGHNLSSDATCQLTDASDKPNTAPMAGDLADNGGPTKTHALLAGSPAINAGSNDSLPATDQRGKARVAGGTVDIGAYEVEVDAGTDAGADAGNDAGTDAGFDAGPRDAGADAGPRDAGSDAGGGGGGGGDDGCDMAPGPSGGGTGAAASAVVLAFLFARRRRAAFSSRS; the protein is encoded by the coding sequence ATGCGCAAATGTTTGGGGCTTGGCCTGGTGGTCGGTGGGATGTTCGTGGCCGGTGCGGCGCACGCGGCCTCGTTTTCGGTGACGTCGACGGCGGATTCGGGGGTGGGCTCGCTACGTGACGCGATCACGCAAGCGAATGCGACCGCGGGACCGCACACGATCACGTTTGCGGTGGCGGGCACCATCAATCTCGCAACGGCGTTGCCGAACATCGCTCAGCCTACGAAGATCGCGGGGCCGGGCGCGGCCGATCTCTCGGTGCGGGGAAAGACCGACGGACGCTTCCCGGTTTTCGTCGTTGGGGCGGCGGTCGAGATGAGCGGTTTGACGATTGCCGGTGGCAACGGAGGCTCCCTCGGCTCCGCGGGTGGGATCGAGGTCCGCAGCGGCTCGTTGAGCCTTTCGGAATGCGTTCTCACCGAGAACGCGGGCGATACGGGTTCCGCCATTTACGCGAATGCGCCGCTGACCATCACGCGGAGCCTCATCACGAAGAACGGCGGAAGGTATGCCGCCGTCTATGCGTCCAACACGACGACGATCACCGAGAGCGTCATCTCCGACAATGGAACGACGGCCATCGTCTTTCCGCCGGCGGCGCGTGTGCTCACCATCGAGCGCTCGACCGTATCGGGCAACAATAGCACGCAAGGCGTGGGTGGGCTGCAGCTCCAGGGCGGTACGGCGGTCATCACCAACTCGACGTTCTCGGGCAACATCGGCAGGCAGGGCGGCGATTTTTGGACCTACAGCGACGGGGTGACCTTCAATCTGCTCAATGTGACGGCGATCGGTGGCTCCGCGCCCTCGGTCTTGGCGGATCACGCCGCAACGTTTTCGCTGCGCAACACGATCCTCGCGGGCACGGGGGACCGTTGCCGGATTGCGCGGATGAACATCACCACGCAGGGGCACAATCTTTCCAGCGATGCCACGTGCCAGCTGACCGACGCCAGCGACAAGCCGAACACTGCGCCCATGGCAGGCGATCTTGCGGACAACGGCGGGCCGACCAAGACGCACGCGCTTCTCGCGGGCAGTCCCGCGATCAACGCAGGGAGCAATGATTCGCTGCCCGCCACGGATCAACGTGGAAAGGCGCGTGTCGCCGGCGGAACCGTGGACATCGGCGCGTACGAGGTGGAGGTCGACGCGGGCACCGATGCGGGAGCGGACGCCGGCAACGATGCCGGCACGGACGCGGGCTTCGACGCAGGACCGCGCGATGCCGGCGCCGATGCGGGCCCGCGCGATGCTGGCTCGGATGCCGGCGGTGGCGGTGGCGGCGGTGGCGATGACGGTTGCGACATGGCCCCTGGTCCGAGCGGAGGCGGCACCGGTGCAGCCGCCTCCGCCGTGGTGCTGGCGTTCCTCTTCGCGCGACGCCGGCGTGCCGCCTTTAGTTCGCGATCGTGA